From a region of the Trueperaceae bacterium genome:
- a CDS encoding BMP family ABC transporter substrate-binding protein, which produces MSRWLPVLVLFIGVAFAQNDSLKVAFIYVGPVGDYGFSYAHDLGRQALEEAVPEVETVYVESVPEAEVEPFIDQLVADGADVVIATSFGYGDGVLAAARRYPDVIFGHATGVKRAPNVMTFMADIYQVYYLNGLIAGALSDSDRIGYVGAFPIPEVKRHINAFAIGAKEANPEAVVEVRWLYSWFDPAGAKEATEALMAEGADVFGFTEDTPTVIQTAAEEGYPSFSHYASMLEFSPDTVASGQLVHWETILIDFIEGVLAGEYTTGNLQDLDYFWLLAEGAVELGAEPGMPINPVYEEELRAYTIEHPEFGQISAWDLVFERLEQMSSSPVEFDPFQGPTLDRNGNVVYEEGEMPTVPELLSIQWAAENVVGPWEGEP; this is translated from the coding sequence CGTTCATCTACGTCGGGCCGGTAGGCGATTACGGCTTCTCCTACGCTCACGACCTGGGGCGCCAGGCGCTCGAGGAGGCGGTGCCCGAGGTCGAGACGGTCTACGTCGAGTCGGTGCCGGAGGCCGAGGTCGAACCGTTCATCGACCAGCTCGTTGCCGACGGCGCCGACGTGGTCATCGCAACCTCGTTCGGCTACGGCGACGGTGTGCTGGCGGCCGCTCGCCGTTACCCGGACGTGATCTTCGGTCATGCCACCGGGGTCAAGCGGGCTCCCAACGTCATGACCTTCATGGCCGACATCTACCAGGTCTACTATCTCAACGGTCTCATCGCCGGCGCGCTCAGCGACTCGGATCGCATCGGCTACGTCGGGGCCTTCCCCATCCCCGAGGTGAAGCGCCACATCAACGCCTTCGCCATCGGCGCCAAGGAGGCGAACCCGGAAGCTGTGGTCGAAGTACGCTGGCTCTACTCCTGGTTCGACCCGGCCGGCGCCAAGGAGGCGACCGAGGCGCTGATGGCCGAAGGCGCAGACGTCTTCGGCTTCACCGAGGATACCCCCACCGTAATCCAGACCGCCGCAGAGGAAGGTTACCCCTCGTTCTCCCACTACGCCTCGATGCTGGAGTTCTCTCCCGATACAGTCGCTTCGGGCCAGCTGGTGCACTGGGAGACCATCCTGATCGACTTCATCGAGGGCGTACTGGCGGGCGAGTACACGACCGGGAACCTCCAGGACCTCGACTACTTCTGGCTGCTTGCCGAAGGAGCCGTAGAGCTGGGCGCCGAGCCCGGGATGCCCATCAACCCTGTCTACGAGGAGGAGTTGCGGGCTTACACGATCGAGCATCCCGAGTTCGGGCAGATAAGCGCGTGGGACCTCGTGTTCGAGCGTCTCGAGCAGATGTCTTCCTCGCCGGTCGAGTTCGACCCGTTCCAGGGGCCAACGCTCGACCGCAACGGCAACGTGGTCTACGAAGAGGGCGAGATGCCAACCGTCCCGGAGTTGCTCTCCATCCAGTGGGCGGCGGAGAACGTCGTGGGTCCGTGGGAGGGCGAGCCCTGA
- a CDS encoding SDR family oxidoreductase produces MRLRPVEDQVVVVMGASSGIGRETAIEFASRGAKVVVSARGEEGLDSLAEAIRGFGEVTVIPGDVTDPEQMRDVAEKAVERYGRLDTWVHLAAVSLYARFEATRPSEFEQVVRTNLLGQANGALAALPHLRRNGRGAFISVSSIEAVRALPYQSAYAAAKHGVDGMIEALRVELKRERVPVQITEILPSSIDTPLFEHARTRIGVRPKGMPPVYDARLVARAIVWAAEHPTRRLVVGGGGRLLAALEGIVPGVVDGFLTMAGFRGQRTRVPKSSGAADNLSRPIDAGHSVAAGPESRGRRWSLYSTWTLSPWSRPATAALVLGVGLLAARAVSNRRRENSGRQWRLGRARGGYEYVNPYLYEEPEERSGRLEPATGRRTSLRE; encoded by the coding sequence ATGAGGCTACGTCCGGTGGAGGATCAAGTCGTAGTCGTGATGGGCGCCTCGAGCGGCATCGGACGGGAAACGGCGATCGAGTTCGCGTCGCGCGGAGCGAAGGTGGTGGTCTCGGCCAGGGGCGAGGAGGGACTCGACTCGTTGGCCGAGGCGATTCGGGGTTTCGGTGAAGTCACGGTGATCCCGGGCGATGTCACCGATCCCGAGCAGATGCGCGACGTCGCCGAGAAGGCGGTCGAGCGGTACGGGCGGCTCGACACCTGGGTCCACCTCGCCGCGGTGTCGCTCTACGCGCGGTTCGAAGCGACCAGACCGTCGGAGTTCGAGCAGGTGGTCAGAACGAACCTTCTGGGTCAGGCGAATGGCGCCCTGGCCGCCCTGCCCCACCTGCGAAGGAACGGGCGCGGCGCCTTCATCAGCGTTTCCTCGATCGAAGCGGTTCGCGCTCTCCCCTACCAGAGCGCTTACGCCGCCGCCAAGCACGGGGTGGACGGGATGATCGAAGCGTTGCGGGTGGAGTTGAAGCGCGAACGGGTGCCCGTGCAGATCACCGAGATCCTCCCGTCCTCCATCGACACGCCACTCTTCGAACACGCGCGCACCCGGATCGGCGTTCGCCCCAAGGGGATGCCGCCGGTCTACGATGCGAGGCTGGTCGCCCGCGCCATCGTTTGGGCCGCCGAGCATCCCACCCGACGACTCGTAGTCGGTGGCGGCGGGCGCCTCCTTGCGGCCCTCGAAGGGATCGTACCCGGCGTGGTCGACGGGTTCCTCACCATGGCCGGCTTCCGTGGCCAGCGCACTCGCGTCCCCAAGTCTTCCGGAGCGGCCGACAACCTGAGCCGGCCGATTGACGCGGGCCACAGCGTCGCCGCGGGCCCTGAATCCAGAGGCAGGCGGTGGAGCCTCTACTCCACCTGGACCTTGAGCCCCTGGAGCCGCCCGGCAACGGCAGCACTGGTCCTGGGAGTCGGCCTTCTGGCCGCGCGGGCGGTCTCCAACCGCAGACGCGAGAACAGCGGGCGCCAGTGGAGGCTGGGACGCGCGAGGGGCGGGTACGAGTACGTCAACCCGTACCTGTACGAAGAGCCAGAGGAGCGCAGCGGCAGGCTGGAACCGGCAACGGGGAGGCGAACCTCGCTGCGCGAGTAG